In Verrucomicrobiota bacterium, the sequence GGTGGGATAGCCCTTGGTAGCAAGTAGTCGCAGCAATATAGGTCCCAAACACCACGGTTTTGAACGCCAGCATCACAAAATCCAGGTAGGTCAGCGCGGAAGCCAACTGGCGGAAATACTCCCCCGGCATGAGTGGCACATCTTGCAAAAAGATAAACACATATCCGCCGATCAATGAGGTAATCACCAGGAAAACCGTAAGCGTAAAGGTGCTAAGTACCACGCCGATCATGCGCGGCACCACCAGGTAGTGGAGCGGATCAATCCCCAATACTTCGAGGGTTTCAATCTCCCCCATGGCGCGGGCGGTCCCCAGTTCAATGACGGTGGAGCTGCCCGTGCGGCTTAAGACCAGCAGCGCCGTCACCAGTGGCCCCAGTTCACGCACAATCGCGGTAATCATGACGGTGCCCACGAGGTCTTGGGCGCGCACGCGCGTCAGCAAAGAAACCGTCTGGCCGATCACCACCCACCCAAGCACCAGCGAGACAAAGATGACCATGGGCAATAGCCGAATCCCGGTGCGATGAATTTGCTGGAGCACCTGCGGGTAAACCAC encodes:
- a CDS encoding ABC transporter permease gives rise to the protein MDRASVKDLMPAPPSAVQALVQLAGREFIRVGRSITGLGAFTVATFLVMVTRFRVGYRVVYPQVLQQIHRTGIRLLPMVIFVSLVLGWVVIGQTVSLLTRVRAQDLVGTVMITAIVRELGPLVTALLVLSRTGSSTVIELGTARAMGEIETLEVLGIDPLHYLVVPRMIGVVLSTFTLTVFLVITSLIGGYVFIFLQDVPLMPGEYFRQLASALTYLDFVMLAFKTVVFGTYIAATTCYQGLSHPVALDQIASAANRAVIQGVVGCALLDVLFILGFLLF